CACGGTCTAATCCAGAAGCAGCCGCAGCCGGTCCTGTGCTGGGAAACCCTCAAGAGCACGGTTTCCTCCCTGCGCCAATGGTCATCATGTCTCAATTACCATTTAGCTCACTCTAagccagcggttctcaacctccccATGCTGAGACCTTTTACTAcacttcctcatgctgtggtgacaccccgaccataaaattatcttcgctgctacttcataactgtaattttgctgctgttatgaatcataatgtacaCATCTAATATTTCTGATGATCTTCGGTGACCCAAGGCTCTAACATTCCCTGCTAATTACCCAATCCTGTTCTTACCTCACACTAAGGCCTTTTCCACTCTGATCAAACGGTTGTTTTACTTACTGGTTgcacatagtccaggctggcctcaaacgcactACGCAGTTTGAGGATAACTTTGAACTCttgaacctcctgcctctacttcctcagtgctgggattagaggagtGAGCCACCAGGCCCTGAAACAGTGATCATTTGAAAACACATGAGATCACTTGTTATAGCCTGTTTTCCAGCCAGCGGCTCCCGTGTTACTTGATTACAATGATTCCCAGGTTTGTCCAATGTGAATCCCCCAAATCTTGCCACTTTCCCCTGGCCCTTTGCAATgggtcttcatttatttttttggcttttcgagGGTTTGTCTATGTGGCTCTGGAtgtcttgctttgtagagcaggctggcctcgggACTCatgagatccccctgcctctgcatccctagcgctgggattaaaggcatccaccaccacacctggctccttaTTTATTTCTGAGACTAGGTGtcctgttgcccaggctggcttcatacttgctctgtagctgagaatgaccttaaacttctgatcctcctgcctctacttcccaaggcTGGGGCTATGGGTGTGTGTTGCTACACTCAGTTTTATGccatgctggaaactgaaccccgcactttgtgcatgctgggtaaaCACTGTACTGTGCTACACTCAGTTTTATGccatgctggaaactgaaccccgcactttgtgcatgctgggtaaaCACTGTACTGAGTTACTTCCCAGCGCCCCACAGGTCTTCCTGCTGCTCCAATGGGTCAAGCTGCTGCGGATGGGCATGATCTGTCCACTGCtctgctgacacacacacacacacatacacacacacacacgcttccgGTGGATCCCCTAGGAAGCAGCTTTCTCCGCCTTCCGTTCTTTGGTCACACACCtcaaaagctggatgtggtggcccaCCCTGTAATCGAAGCAAGCAGAAGGCTGAGACATGGGGACTGAGAATGTCGAGGCCAGCTGGAGttacacagtgaattctaggccagcctgggctacagaacaagACGGTCAAAGAACGAAAGAAGGAAGTTATGGTAGTattcatctgtaattccagcacttggaaagttgaggcaggaggatcagttcttcctcagctacatggcaagttcaaggccagcccactACAAAAGACCCTAatctaaaacaaaaaccagtggccagagaaatggctcagctgataaaggTACTTGCCGCCAGGCCTGATGACTGATGACCAGAGTTTGACCCTCCTGCAACTGGTCCTGGCATCCATGCACAAGCCATAGCTCACGTGTgcccacacacaagcacacacaccgcaaaacaaataaaagcaagaaGCAACATCTTTCAGAGGCTTCTGTAACCTCTCAACATCAAGCCAAGCAGCCTCTCTCCACCCTGCTCTCCATCCTTTCCTCATCctgcacatacgtgtgtgtgtatgtgtgtgtgtgtatgtatgcatattgcAAGCCACAACCTATAATTATTCAGTTGCTACTACTGTTGTCTGTCTCCTGAATGGAATGTGACTCTCCTGTGGGGCAGGGAATTTGTCATTTGCTCACTGTAATAGACACAAGACCTACATCAGTGCTTGGGACGTTACAGGTGTTAAGTAATTATCCACCGAGTGAATCAATGAATGAATTAGTCAGGTGAAAGCCAGGTGGggcagcacatgcctgcaattccgtaatcccagcatttgggaggttgaAGCGGGAGAAaccggagttcaaggccagcctcagcttcaAAGCCGGACTGGAGCACatgagactgtcttaaaaaaaaaaaaaaagagtcaagtgATTAAGAGgtcatctctgtgtctgtgttttccaAGGAGAAACAAGCTAGTGGCTATTAGGCCCAAGTCCCTTTATTACAAGTTCGAGCTCAGGCCTACACCATCACTGATGCAAATATTCGTCAAAATGGCCCCGTGGGTAAAAGCGcccgctgccaagcctgatgatctgaacTCAGTCCCGGGTGGGACGCTCAGGGTGGGGAGAACCGACTCCTCCAAGTCGCCTGCAGCGCTCCACGGACACACACATAttccaaataaacattttaactaATGTTTCCCAGCACTGTGCTGAGGCTCACAGAGGTTGCGCGGCTGAGCCAGTCTTCCTCCTGGGAAGGCTGCACGTGGCGAAAACCTTGCTGGCTCTGCGTCCTCTGGTTCAGTCCTGCTGGAGGGGCTTTCCCGGCGGGGGTCCGGTCGAGCGGCTTCCGTCGTCACTCATCAGATCCTCCGCGCTCTCCGCGGCGGCCCTGACCACCCGAAAGGGGGCCCCGTGGCCAGGCACCACCACGTCGGCCACGCTCAGGACCTTCTCCCGGCTGCGCTGCTGGGCCAGCGGGTCTTCGCTCAGGGCCTGCCAGGAGTCCTCGTCACCCAGGCGCTCGAACACATCGCCGGCCACCACCACGGTGCCCAGGCTGGTGCCCTCCACTACCACGCTCACGTCCCGCTGCCCCCCGTGGCCCGGCGTGGCCCAGACCTGCAGTCCGGAGCCCAGTACCAAGGGCTGCGTTTCACTCAGCCCGTGGGGCAGATAGAGGCCCCCGGGGAGGCAGAAGTCATGGGAGACTAGCAACGCAGCCCGGGGAAACAGCCCCAGGTTCCCGATGTGATCCGAGTGCCCGTGGGTCCCCACCACCAGAGTCACGTCTCCGGGGGTCACGCCCTGCCCGGCCAGGGCCTCCAGAAGCGCATCCCGGGCCCAGGGTCCCCCCGTGTCCACGAGGATGGGGCCCCGCGCCGCCCCCTCCAGGGCGGTCTCGGCGTCACCGTGTGCGGGCGCGGCCACTCGGCGGCTGGGGTCCGAGGCCCAGGCCCGAGGCAGGACGAGCGTCACCGAGCCGTCCGCGCGCACCGCACCACCCGGCCCCTGCGGCTCCGCGTAGCCGCGCTGCAGAACCAGCACCGAGTGGGAGCCGCTGAGCGCCAGCAGAGGGGTCTCGGCGGGCAGCGGCTCGGGGCGCCCCGGGCCGCTCATGGCAGGGAGGAGCCACGGCCGACCCCCGAGAGTCGGCCTCCGCGCTCCCACCGCTCTTTCCACCCCCACTTGTGGCACCGCccgccaccaccacccctgcCGAAGATGGTACGGTCCCACCGGCCTTTCCACGCCCGCCGACCTCCCCTTCCGGAGACGGTTTGGTCCGGGTCTCTGTAGGCTTGCGGTTGGTAGGTATTCACCTACCCACGTTTTAGGAAATTAAGCTATCGCTGTCcccaagtctttaaaaaaaaaaaaaaaaaactcaagtcgAGAAAACCGAGGAATTTTTGCCTTTTGCGGGCTCCCGTGCAAACTGGAGCCCGAGGCGCTAGCCACGCTGTATTATCCTAATTCCTGTGCAGTTCACACTGTGTTGCACAAATTTCAGGGATTTTTGCTTGTGTGttctgatacagggtctcacgtagccttgaacttgttacaTGGCTGAAGACCTTGAAGTCCTGTCATCCACCTCACAAGCGCTGGGATTATAAACGTCTATGCCGCTCTGGATTTCAAGCCCTGTGCTGCAGCTTCCCCAACCATACCAACGCCACTACCAGCTAAGAGAAAGCGGACCAACGTCCCCACTAGTCCCCATCGATAACGTGCATGTTTGGAATGGGACCCCGCTGGTTCAGAGAAAAGGTTTAATAGCGATATAGAAAATACGGCACCTCTGAAGTATGACAGGCCACATGCCTACCCCCAACCTATGGGCACTGCTTCGCTCCCTTCCAGTATCCTGTGCTTGCTCACAGGCTGACAGCATACAACCTCATGTTCGCAGTGTCTGCTGGCTGTTGGGAGTCCCCTTTTTGGCtgctttgagacacagtctcGTTTAGCTCCGTTTGGTCATGTGCTGCGTAGCTGGATGATGGCCCTCACTGTAGCCCTGCCTGCATAGATCTCATGTGGCCCAACTCACATCACCGTCCACTCTGGGcaggcattctaccaactgagtcaCATCTCCAGCCCTTCTCCGGCCCCCTGAAAGGATCTAAAATAGACCCTCCAAAAGCAAAGCGATTTCCCCACAGCTCGTACCATCACCGACCAATGGGTGCAGGTGAAGACCAGCGAAACGTACAGAAAAGTTTCAACACTGTCACCACACACGCTCAGCCAATGAAGCGGCTGCAACTGGCTCATCGCTGAAGCAAAACTGGctccccttctcccccttctctcacgTTGCCTCTCCCGGTCCCCAGGATCATGCCTGAGATCATATGAAAAGGACAGTTACAAGCCTTGGGATGGGGAAAGGAGAGTTCAGAGTTTAGAAAACTCTCCATGACCCTTCCTTGGGGTTCAAGTAAGGGTCACAGATCTTCTGGGTCACGCTTGGGAGTGCCTGAAGTCTTGGTTatctcttctttcccctcctcctcttcttcctcctcctcttctcctgcctTCTCCTGCCCATCACTGATCTTCTCCTTTCCAGTCCAGGTTTCCTGGAGACAAGCTAGACACAACGAGAGAAAACAATGTCAGTGTTAATGCCGGGGACATGGAAGCTGGGGGAGCAGGGCCCAACCTCTACGCTTACCAGTTTCAGAGGCAGGAAGCACATGACCTTCGCAGAGAAAGTTCTGTAGGGGCTGCTCCTGATGGTGGAAGTACCAGTCTCCCACAACCTCTTCAAATTCTTCCAGCATGGTCTCACACTGGTGAAGAGCAAGGATAGAATCTGCCCTGACGGCTTTGGAAGGCCTCTGCTTCTCACTCCCTGTCTTCCTGCTCCACTGACTGCTTAGAGGCAGGCAGCCAGAAGGTTGCACTTGGCTTACTAGATGTGAGATTCTCTTTACTCAGCATTTACCAGTATCTGTTACTGTCTAAAAATCTAGAATACCTACTCTGCTAGGGGCCAAATGCATGTAATtccatttaggaggcagaggccggaaGGTCATATATTCAAGCACATTGTCAACCAAGTAGTGAATTATGTGTAATCCTGACTCAAAACCTCAGTATGTCTCAAATTTTAACCCACAAAGTGGGAACTGGTAATCATACCCGTGACCCGAGAGTTAAACAAGGCAACAGGCAGAGAGTATGTGGCCCAAAATCCAGGACATAGTAGCTGTCTAGTACACAGTGGTGGATATTATtactattcctattattattatttggtttttcaagacagggttctctgtgtagctttggctgtcctggactccctttgtagaccaggctggccttgaactcacagagatccacctgcctctgcgggAGCTAGTGGTGGATCTCATTAAGCACCCAGTGTTACTTCTTGATGCGCTGTTGAGCCTGCTTTAATAAATGGCCCAGCCCTCACTCTCCGTCTTCTCCCTGCTTGGAGATAGGCATCCCCCACATCACATCACGGCCTTTAGGTCTTCTCGTGGGCAAAGTGGTGCCCATCCTACCTGCTTCTTGAGGAATGTCACCTCCACGCTGGGTTCGTCCCACAGCTCCAAAGGGATGCCCAGATCCACAGTCACCCCCTTCTGCACTAGGCCTTTCAGCGTTGCCATGGTCTGACTCTGACCCTGAGGGGTGGAAAATTTCCTGTTAGTCCAGCCCACACTCATCTCTTCTTTCATCACCACATCAGCTTTATCAGCTGCTGGAGACTGTGGTGTATACTGAGTCTGGCCGACTgggtgtgatcccagcactcccagtgagttcaaggccagtctggtctacaaagcaaggccaggctagccaaggttacacagagaaacttaagagtttaagttagcctgggtataactccattttgaaataaagagccatcttgactaggagctgaattcaggtactaggaaacatcacagaatatgcacttggcagaaaacaaagttaactctcctagcaacagcctccaggaaatatcacagaataaatacttcatagaaaatagagacaatcgaCCTGGCAAAgatcaatgagaatcagttgggaatcTGCTGGGAAAATTcttcccaatgtttcagatatagtttagaagaatagcattgtgatcatatgccttaggaattgtgattatgtgcctcagagaaggtcaccttgcccctctaacttttacctaatcctgtaacgcCAAGGCACGTGccccccctgctcacagactttcccgtTAAAAactctgctcactcagagctcgaggtcccacttctctactgctgtgtcagtgagacttgggtcccgagttcaatcgctctcgtaataaagatctcttgctcttgcatccagtcgtctcctggtggtctctgagggtcccgtgatcctggcattacagaaccaaccaaacaaacatacatacatacatacatacacacaaagtctGAAGAGTCTGGCCATCATAGGGGACACTCAGGCTTGGGGGGAGACTGGCAGATATTCCCTGAGGATCTtggatgacaacaggtctctgttCTGAGAAATAGGGCCTGGGCTGGCGAGATAGCTCAGTCGATGAAATGTTTGAGGACCTTAGTTCAATCCCCACATCCACAGTGAAAAtagaacagggctggagaggtggccctgTGGTTATcaacactggatgctcttccagaagacccaacaccaaaatggcagctcacacctgcttgtaactccagccccagggggatctgacaccctcacacatagatgcaggcaaaacaccaatgcacataaaaataaaaaatttcaaagcctggcatggtgacacacacctttaatgccagtactcagagaggctgaggcaggtggaactcagcctggtctacaatatgagttccaggacagctagggctacacagagaaaaccctgtctcaaaaaattaaaaacaaaccaaaaaacccaaggtGGATGTATCCAGGGAACAACAGCCAAGGTTGTTCTCCGTCCCCTCTATATACTCACATACTTGAACATAAAAGGACATATGCATGGCTTTCGGGGAAGACGGGGAAAGCAAGGCTCTTCCCAGGAGACTGACCTTGGCATATCTCAGCGAGCCCTTGCGCTCAGCATGCACACTGTAATCCAGGATCCGCTCACATAAATTCTCCAAAGCCTCCTCCAACCTTGTCTCACTGTGGGAGGAAGGGAAGTGAGACATCCTGATTCAGGCTGTTGCAGCTCCCCGGGGGCCGGCCTGAGGCGGAGAAGCCCAGACTCACGAGTGGCTGTAAGGCACGTGTCTTTTCCTCTTGCCCGTGTCCAGCACCTGCCCCAGCTCCAGCACTTCTCGAGAGCGGCCAGTTCGACTCAGCTCTTCCTGCAGCTCCGTGCTCAGCAGCTTACACACTGGTGGTAAGGAGACAGCCAGGGAGGTGAAGAAGGCCAGTGCTCACACCAGCAGCCTTCGAGCCAATGCGGCAGAGCGTGCAAGCATACACTCTGGAGCCAGAGTGAACAGGAAAGAACACTGACTCAGTCTTAGGAGCTGTGTGGCACGCTTGCTGTGTCTCAGCTTCTTCACCCATTTCAAGGGGGTAagactgtgtctttttcttttttcttaggtttcatgtttattatatatacagtgttctgtgcTGCATGCACAcctgaaggccagaaaagggcaccagaacTCACTACAGATAGTGTAATGTGCAACCACATTACAGATTAcagatgtggttgctgggaattgaactcaggacctctctaAAAGcaaccagggctcttaacctctgagccatctctccagcccccaactgtGTGTCTCATACAGAGGTGTAATGAGGATTTAAGTACATCCATATATAAAAAACCCCCAAAGTCATGTCTGGCACACAGAAAACACTGTAAGTCCTTGGTGTCACTGTGATTTTATTTACTGAGCTACTTTCATCCGTACTTTAGAGTATAGAGAACATAAAGCCACCATGATCTGTCCATGAAACACTGCCTGGATAGTCTGAGACTGACAATGATGGTTTGTTCCAGGGTTACAATCAAGAAACCTGTTTccattggggggtggggggctttaatcccagaacttgggaggcagaggcagacggatctccgtgagtttgaggccagcctggtctacagagtgtgttccaggacagccagggccacacatagaaaccctgtctcgaaaaatcaaaaggaaaaaaaaagtgccaagaGAAGAGCAGGGACATAGGTGCAAAAGGAAGTGAGAGATTAAAATCAAGCTAAGAGTTAACAATGATAATAAAGTGcagctgggtgtaaggtgaagtgatccaacataactcaaacaccaggtcaatgcaAATGACAAAAAGTTTCTGTAATGAAGCCAATACTGATCGACCAGAACAGACTTGAGAGCTGAACTGTGACCCTAAAGAGATGGTGTACAGCACATTTAGAGGATGAAACCATAGAGCAAGggggagcagggtgggctgtggCACTGTCCAATCACATTCTGACGTAAGGGATTGAGCATGGGAGTTTCCATCAGTCAGGATAGGAGtaggttcctgggcctgggaacatgaacttagTTTGATCCTGCCAGCAAGCCGGAGACGGAGAAGTTGTCTCCCACCCCATATCcccaaagacagggtttctctgggtagccttggctgtcctgggctcacgttttagaccaggctggcctcgaacttcgagatccgcctgcctctgtctgcctcccagagtgctgctgggattacaggcccctCGAGAAGCTGTCCTTGGGACGCCACAGACAACAGTCTCCTTACAAGTTGTTCCGGAGGTGCCTGCACTCAGACAACTGTTTCCTTACAGCAGAAGCTGTGCAGCTATTGGAAGACCCCAGCTCTCCTAAGGGACCTTGAATTTCCTTTCTCCCTGtgattaaatggagtctgaaaacgaGATGTCAGTattttgcttgttcccaacaaAAGAATCCAATGAAAAAAAGTGAATGTCCAGAAGGGAGCAACCCGGGGAGCCCCAGGGTTTTCGGTGACTTCCCCGCTCCCGGTTGGGGGCCCAGTTACTAGCGCAGCCCGAGACGACGCTGCTTGCTGTGAAGTCCCTACAGTGCACCCCATCTGCAAAGCCTCGGACGAACGGCGGCTTCTAAGGGGTGTGGCGTCTCCGTGTTCTGTTTATGAGCTTCGGCCGCTGACTGACTCACCTTTAAACCCCTGAAGGGGGTCACCAGGCCTGTAATTAGAGAGCGTCTCTGCCAGGGCGGAGCACAGGATGTCAGAAGGTATGACCCTTACACCCCACCCATGCAGGCTGTCCAAATTTGGGTCTGGAGGTTAACGAGGCGGGAAACGCACTGAGGAAGATGCTCTAAAGAGTCAGCTTTACAGGGTCTCGAACTACAATTCCCACAGTCCATTAGGGGCCAAGTCCGCAAGAAGAACCTGGCTCCTTCTGGATGCCGCCTGGGAAATGTAGTGCCCTGACTCCCTCCCCTGTTCCCATTCAAGTGTTACCAAGCTCCACAAGAACCTCTTTCAAGGCGGTCGAGTGACCCATCTATCGTAGTCCATTTGGTCCAGCCTAGAGTTAGAGAGGCGGGCGGCGGGTCAGGGAGATGCACATGGGAACTGCTCCGTCTCTGTACCTTCGCATTTGCTGGGCAAACGTTCTGGGTCGTCGTCCTCCTCTTTCGTCGTCCCAGCCCAAGCACCGTACGCTGCCAGGAGGAAAAGCAGTCCTTCCAGCCGCACGGATGCCATGGCAAAGCACAGCCCACACA
Above is a window of Meriones unguiculatus strain TT.TT164.6M chromosome 15, Bangor_MerUng_6.1, whole genome shotgun sequence DNA encoding:
- the Mblac1 gene encoding metallo-beta-lactamase domain-containing protein 1; the protein is MSGPGRPEPLPAETPLLALSGSHSVLVLQRGYAEPQGPGGAVRADGSVTLVLPRAWASDPSRRVAAPAHGDAETALEGAARGPILVDTGGPWARDALLEALAGQGVTPGDVTLVVGTHGHSDHIGNLGLFPRAALLVSHDFCLPGGLYLPHGLSETQPLVLGSGLQVWATPGHGGQRDVSVVVEGTSLGTVVVAGDVFERLGDEDSWQALSEDPLAQQRSREKVLSVADVVVPGHGAPFRVVRAAAESAEDLMSDDGSRSTGPPPGKPLQQD
- the Cnpy4 gene encoding protein canopy homolog 4; this translates as MASVRLEGLLFLLAAYGAWAGTTKEEDDDPERLPSKCEVCKLLSTELQEELSRTGRSREVLELGQVLDTGKRKRHVPYSHSETRLEEALENLCERILDYSVHAERKGSLRYAKGQSQTMATLKGLVQKGVTVDLGIPLELWDEPSVEVTFLKKQCETMLEEFEEVVGDWYFHHQEQPLQNFLCEGHVLPASETACLQETWTGKEKISDGQEKAGEEEEEEEEEGKEEITKTSGTPKRDPEDL